The DNA window AAATGACGGAACGCGCGCGGCGGCCGAGCAGTTGGCGGGGGCGATGGCGTGGTTGTATTTCGAGCCGACGATCGCCTCGGCATTGCTTAGGCATCGCAGCGCAACACTTCGCTGGGCGACCGAAGAAACTGGTTCGCTCGGTGCGACCAACCATGGTGTGCATTTTGGGATCAATGACATTGGACTGATCACCGTTTTCGCCAAGGACATCGGGGGCTTGCAGCCATGGGAACAGCGATTGTGGAGTGCACACAACGTCACGCCCGACGGCGGCGTTTCGCGCGAACTCTTCTCCGCGCAGATGGAAGTCAATCCCGCCGCTACCATCGCGCCGGAGATGCAACTGTCTCAAGCAATGGACGCGCTCGATGTTGCATTTTCCTCGCGCTACGGCGCTCGGCTGCTACGTGAGCACAATTCCCTTCAGGGGCTGCTCCGGCGGGCGCACCGATTTATTGCCGCCGAGCCGGACGGACTGCTCGAGTTGTCGAAAGAACTAACCCGGCTATTCATCGAGCGCATCGACATCGACGCGATCACTGCCGCACTTGCCCTGCCGAAGACCGACAAGAAACCGGGGTCCCTGAAAGCGCTTGAGAAGCTTGCCGCGCATCACGGCTCCAACGCCGCCGCAAGAAAAATGATGGCACCACTATTCGGCATATACGACCTCCGTCTCGCCGATGCGCACATCGGATCAAGCAAGATCGCGAGCGGCAAGGCGCGCGCTGCGGTCGACGATAGCTCGCCTCCCGTCATGCAGGGTCGTCAATTGCTCCAGAGCTTCGTTGCGACACTCAACCGGATCGCGGCTACGCTGACCTGATGCCGACGGAAAGCCCACCCGGTTTGAGTGACGAACAATTCGACGCTCTTGTGTCGGTGGGCCACGATGTACTGTGTGCATTTCCGCGAAAGGCGGGTGCTTGTGTGATGATGAGCGCGCTTTATACTGGCAGGCTACGCCATCTCGGCCATACCTCAGCTATACTGGTTGGCGGCGCCTTGTTAGTCACAGGCTCTCCGGTCTTCGGCTACGCTCCAGGGGGTGGCAGGCTCAAGACCGACCTCGACTGGGACGGGCACGCTTGGGTTCGGTTTGGCGAATATATCGCCGATGTCTCGCTAGTGACGACCGCCTATTCACCAGGAGCGCCAAAATTGCTCGCAAGCCACATAGCGCCGCGAATGAAACCCACTCAAAGGCTTTATATCGCCACACCCGACGCCGCACGCCGCGACGATCAGCTCGACTACCAGCCACAACGCGTCTTCACCGATGCAGAACTCGACCGGCTCTATCGGGGTGCGCTGACCTTTTTGACGTGATTAGCCGCCCGCGGGCCGGATCAACAATGTCAAGAGCGCATCGGGTTTGAGGAACGACGGATAAGGTTTGCCAAGCGACTTGAAGCCACATTCGCTCAGGATCGTCAGCATCCGCGGCGTCTTGGTGGTTGCATAGACTCCCTGATCAGCCACAAGGCCCACTGCGGCGCGCACCAGTTCGGGCGCGTGACCACGTTTCCGATACTCGGAATGCACGACGACCCAGCCAAGCTCGAGTGGAAACGCATCGGCGTTTTCCGCGGCGTTTGCCTTCGCGAATTCGCCACGCCGGTGTGCAGAATAGGGGGTTTTGATCGCTGCCGTGCCGATCAGTTCGTCGCGCTCGAAGAGCATGACTAGCGCCACTGCATCGTCGACCAACCTTGGCAGGATGGCCCGATCGACCTCGCCAGCCGCGGCGACGAACTCAACAAAAGCGGCTTTGTCCGATGGAACGAACTTGGAAGGTTTTCCAGTGCGTATGGTCATACATCCTTATACCTCCCGGTCTGCACCACTGCAATTTTCAGCGTGGCGCGGCCTTGGCATCAGCTGAGGGCCAAGCGGCCGATTAGCTCTATCGCCTCAGCGGGCGTCGCTACAACCTCGCAGCCGTAGAGCCGGTCGAGACGGACATGGCCGCTCGTGATCAGACTACGCAGCGGACCGTCTGTCATGAAGGCGCGGCAGTAGGGAAGCGCCGCGGCCGCGTGGCGAAAGTCGAAGATGTCGTTAGGTTTGATTTTGCGTTTCCTTTCCGATCGCACAGCCGCGTGCAACATTGCGGGTACGTAAAGGCTGCCGAAGGCGCGCCGATGTTCGTCCTTCTCTAGCGCTTGAGCGAGCATGCCGGTGACGCGCCTGCCGACCCTAATGCTGTCTTCTTTGTCGCCTGCCTCACGGTCGTGTCCGACTGCCGCCGCCATGCGCCGATATTCGCGGGCAGCAATGCCCGTGAGCATGCTCGCCGCACCCGCAACCTCAATTCGCAAGGCGGTCGCGAGGCTGTCGATCTCATGAGCGTGGAGCGCTTCCTGCTCATTTAAGTATGCCGCCATTCGTTCACTCTCCGACCGAGACGCGAAGAGCTCGGGCGGCACCATCTTCGCGAGCATCGACGGCTGCCCCATCCAGGCCTCTTGAGCGAGCGCAACCAAGAGCGCGTCGTTTGCCTCCACGTTAGGGGAACACATATCCTCATAGCCAAGCGCAAAGGCGTAGCAGGTCCATAGAGGGCGTGGAGCGGGCGGATGGTCCGGAAACGCCCTTGCGTTGAACGCTTCCATCTCGATCGCAGTACGTTCTTGATGCGGCACCATCACAACACCGAGACTCAGCCGGTCAACAAGCAGCATCGTTCGCTCAAGGCGTTCAGGCGTTTGCTTGCTGAATTCTGCGATGAGATCGCTTGTAATCGGGAAGAAGAATTTTCCGGACTCGACCGCCAGCCTCAGCGCGCCGAGGAGAGAAATTTTTTCCGGTTCTTCGCTTTCTTCGAATGCCGCTTGGCGCGCCATGACCCAGAAATTGGTGTCGAGAAAGATCGGCGACCTGCTCGACAGCAAATCGACGAGTTCCCATTGGCGCTTTAGAATATGATCGGCGCCAGCGCCCGTCGGCCAAGGCCATTCGAACATTTCTTCATCCATAAGTCGATCTATTTGCACTAGTTTGCCTCAAACCTCCGACGGCCAAGTCGACCCAATAAATTTAGCTTTTTGGGGGTTAGCACACTAACGCGCGGCGAGAGTTGTCGAACCGGTATGCCAAACCAACACGCGAGAGCTATGGGTGAATATCGTCCACTTTTGGTATATCACCAATCGGATTGATGACGAAGATGAGGGCGCAAGCTTGCCGTTCAGATCCCAAAATCCAGCGTCTTGCTCTTGCTCAGGGTCAGCTCCTTCTCGGCCTTGCTAGCCTCCTCCGGTTTCGGCTCAATGGCCTTCATGCCCTTCTCGCTAGTCGGCTTGAGCCGTTCCGTGACCTCGATGGCGGATGCCTTCTCGCCCTTGTTTCGGGCGACAGCCGCGCCGAGCTTGTCCGAGCTGTCGACCACCAGCGTCAGGTGATCGCGCAACCTCGTGACCGTCACCAAAAACGTCTTCTGGTTCGACAGGTTGCGTTCGCGGCTGTCCATCACTGCGATACCGCGATCCGAGGTCAGACCCTGCGCCATATGGGCGTTGAGCGCGTAGGCGAGGTCGATCCGCTTGAGAATCGGATCGCCCTTCCTGAGCTCGACCTGGTCACCTTTGGATGTTTCGAAGGTGACTCTGCCGCCTGCAATTTCGACCACCCTGGCCTGGTCGGAATTGAACAGGCCGCGCCGGTGATCATTGCGGGTCCAGCGGATCCGGTCGCCCTCATGGATTTCGAGCTTACGCGTCTCGAGCAAGGTGAGGTTGTCGTCACCCTTCCCCGCTTTGACCCGCGCCGGATCGAACCGGTACCGCCTCCCGCGCTGGTCCTCGACCTCGACCAGCCTCCCCTTCCGGTTCTGTCCGATGACACGGTACTCACCAACGGAAAGGCCGAGGGCCTCCTGCTTCCTGGAAACCTCGAGCACCCGTCCCGCCCGGTAGGCCGGGAGATGGCGAAGTTCTTCCCGCGTCGCGTTCACGCGGTCGAGGACATCAAACCTCATCATGCCAGGACCGATCTCGCGATTGGCGAGAAGGCCCTGCTGGACTGCCGCGTTGACCGCGGAACGAATTGCGCGGCCAGAAGCGTAAATCGAAGTCCGCGCGCGGGTCTCCTTGTCGAGCGCGAGCCAGGTCTCAGCGGCGACCAGCGCGCCATCGCCCTTAGCCTCGACGGTATGCGCCTTAAGATATCGAAGTGCCTTGCGCACGTCGCCAACCTGGGCTGCTGCCTGCGCTTCGCGGACGACAGGGTCACGAGCGCGCAGGTTCGTGGCCATTTCGGCGCGGGCAATGCCTGCCCGCTGGAGCAGCGCGAAGGGCTTGCCCGCGTCGACCGCGCCCAGTTGCTTACGGTCTCCCATAAGGACCAGTCGATGAACGCCTGCGAGATTGGCAAGGCGAACGAGCTTCTCCTTATCCTCGTTCGAGACCATCGACGCCTCGTCGAGCACCAGGACATGATCCTTGAGGCCCGCCTGCGCTTCCGCGCGCAATGCGACATTGCCTGGATCGTCGAGTAGCTTATTCCAGCCCCCGAGAAAACGCGCCAGCGTCTGCGAGCCGATCCCGGTGTCGCGTTCGAGCATCTGGACAAGAGTGTTCTGGATCGCGAGCCCGATGACCGGGTGTCCCTTTTCGCGTAGCACCTCGGCCACGGGCTTCAACACGCTGCTCTTGCCGGCCCCCGCGATGCCCTGGACCGCGATCGTGCGATCCTCCGACGTGAGGATCAACTGCGCCGCCGCCAATTGCCCCTCGTTGAGCCGGAAGCCCTGCCCCGTGAGCGCGGCCGCCTGGACAGATGCGGCGGCCTTTTGCGGGTCAATCACTCGCGAGCTGTCGCGCTTCCCGGCCGCGACTTCGGACAGGATTCGGTGTTCGGTCGCGACCGCATCAAGCGAGGCAAGCCACCCCTTGTGCTCGCCCTTGCCCGCAACCAGATCGCCCGAGCGCACCAAAGCCCGGGTCCGCTTCTCGACGTCGGTAATCGTGGTCGGCAGCCCGAAATCGAGCGCGGCCTTGTAAAGCGCCGTGCGCTCGAAGGCCGCCTCGCGCTGCGAGAGATGACGCACTGCCGATGCAACAGCCTGCGCTGCGGCGATAGTCTGGCGGTCCTGTCTCAGCACCGATGCCGGCACCAGCGGATCGGCGGGATCACCCCTGACATGCGCGGCAAAGCGGCTGAGCCATGCCCGCCCACGCTCGACCAGCGAGCCGATCCGCGTGGCCTCCATGCTTCGCCCGAGCGCCTTGGTCCGGGCCCGATCGACGAGCGGCGCCAGGTCGAGGCCAATCGACTTTGCGGCCTCGCTCCATTGTTTGCCGAGGGTCTCGCGGTCTTCGATCCCCTCCTTGCTCGCGCGGGTATCGAGTGCGGCGATGCGGCCAGCTTCGAGACCCGGACCGCGCCGCGCCTCGAGCACTTCCTTGCGGCGGGTCGAGAACGCCATCACCTGCTCGCGCGCTATCCCGCGCGCCTCGAAATTGCCGTGTTTTAGCACCGGCCCCGGCTCATAGCCGAGCTTCTCGACGGCGACGCGAAAGCGCGCCATTGCGATCGAATTGAGCGTGGTATTGAGCTGCCAGAGCCGATCGTTCTTGAGCGTTCGCCACTTACCGTCCCTCCCCTGCGTGACGTTGGCGATGACAGCGTGGAAGTGAAGGTTGGGTTCCTGGTTGCGGTTGGTGTCATGCTGGAACAGGCCGACAGCGAGATTGCCCGTCGCCTGAGTGACCACCTTGCCTTTCTCGACTATCCGGGTCTCGGCCGCGTTCTTCTCGGCCCAGTACAGCGCCTCGACGACGGCTTCGCGGTAGGCGGCGATGATCCTTTCGTCTTTCCCGACCAGCGCCAGCAACGACCAGCTCTTGGGTACCGAGAAGGTGAGATCGGTCCCCGGCCGGTGCGCCTGACCGGAGTTGCCGACGCTGCTCCCGTCGGGCAGCTCACCGCGCAGCAGCGCGTCGAACGCCTTGGCCTCGACCTTGCCCTCAAGACCTAGACGTTTGGCGGCGTCACCGATCCATTGACCCGACCGGTCGGCGTCGGCGCTGGCGTAATAATTGTCAGAAGCGAAGTAGCTTGCCGCCGCCGATGGCGAACGGACATTGGCGACGGAAAGCATGGGGCAGGATCACCTTTCGCAAGCCCTCGCCCCTCCCCTGGTCGGCGTTACATATCGGGATCGTAGTCGCCGAGATCGTGGTCGTGATCGTGATCGTGGTCGGCGCTCCGTCCTTGCTTCGCAGCGCCGCCCAGGAGCGACCTTTGCTGCTCCTCCTGCATCTTCTGGTCGGCCTTGCCGTGGGCGTCCTGCGCCCGCTGGTGGGGCGCAGGATCGGGAACGTCGGACCGCTGCGACGGTGCAGTTATCTGGTTGCTGTCGCGATCCTCTTCGGCCTTGCTAGACAGGGGAAGCTCGGACTGGGCGGGCCGGGGTTGGGCAGGAAGCGCGCTCCTTTGTCCTCGATCGCGAGGTTTTCGCGCCTTGGTTCGTTCCGGTCGCGCCTGCTCGGCCTTGGTAGTCCGACGACCCCGGCTTGGTTCCTTTTGCTGGTCCTTGCGCGGCCTCTTTTCGGGGCGGGTGGATGGTTCGTGTTTGTCCTTCATCCGGCGCGGATCGCCGTCATTGTCGCTCGTTTCCGACGGTCCGGTCGGCTCTGACGTGGTTCCCGCTTCGCCGCTCGCAGACGCTGCCTTCGTGGGCGTATTGGGGATCTCCCGGGCGATAAAGCTTTCGGCAACCCGGGGCCAGTTTCGTGGCTGGAGTACGACCGGCGCTGCGGGAAATCCTTCCGGGAATTTGATGAAGCCGTGGAGGTTCTTGAGCCTCATCAGCTCGTCAGGCAGGAGCAGCGGAACCACCTGACGCCGCGGCGTCAGACTGACCGCATCACGGGCGTTGTTGTAGCCGTAGCTGTAGCCTTCTTCCATCTCGCGAACCTCGCGGTGACCGATGACGTCGGAACACCAGGTGGCCGTCTCGCGGTCCGCCGTGCCGAGGATCAGCTTGGTGCGGGCAAGCGAGGACAGCGTCATCGCCATGTTCTCACCGTAGACGTCCTTGAGCTTGGCAAAGGCATGGATGCCAGTGACGATCGCGCCCCCGAAATTGCGTGCGGTCTGGAGGCCCTTCTCGAGCGATGGAAGGCGATGCAGCGCGCCCAGTTCGTCGATCAGGAACCACAGCCTGAGATCGCGCGAACGCTCGCCCGCCATCAGCGTGTTGATCGATGTATCGAGCCACAGGGTGAGCAACTGCGAGAGAACGCTCATGTCGATGTAGCGCGCCGAGAGAAACAGGATCGAGCCGGGTTTTCCCGCCCCGTTGACCCATTCGCGAACCGAAAAGGGTACGCCGTCTTCGGGCAGCATCTGCAGCGCCTTGGCATTGACATTGAACACCGCGCGCACCGATTCCGCCATACGCGCCGCGCTCGGCGTGCTGATCGGTCCCGCCATCGTGTCTTCGAGAAGCTGGTGCAGGTCGGAGAGATCGGCATTCATCAATTCATGCGCAAGCGCGGCATTGGTCCCCCGTCCCGCCTCGGCGAGCTTGAGGCAGGTCTCGACGAACAGCGTGCGCGCAGCAAGCACCCAGAATTGTTCTGCGCCGCCACCGTCATGAGGGACCAAGGACTCCGCCGCGGCATGGAATTCGGCGCGGGTCGTGCAATCGTTGAACACGCTCCAGGCCGGGCAGCGCGCGTCGAGCGGGTTGAGGATGATGTCGCGTCCGGGCTCGTAGAAAGTCTCGATGAAGGCCCCGGTGAGGTCGAAGATGACCGCGCGCTCGCCGCGTTGACGGATCTCGTCTGCCAGCTCGGTAAGCACCACCGTCTTGCCGGTTCCGGTCGTGCCGACCAGCATCGCATGGCTCTGCTCGAGCCGCCATGGCCAGCTGACACGGGCGAGATGCGCAGGAGCATAGAAGCCTGCTTCCCGAAGGTAACTGGCCCCGGCAAGCCGCCACTTCCAGCCCATGGCTTCGCCATATTCACGCGAACGCGCATTGCGGTTGTGCCGTTCGATCTCGCGCTTCAGTTCGGGGAGGGTTGCAAGTTCCGCGCCGCGCACGTGCTTCTTCTGTTTCGACCGCTCGCCGAAGCGTTCGGCGACCCACCAGAAGAGCAGGAAAAGGGGGGCGAGGATCAGCGCGGCAAGCCAGAGTGCGCCGACGGCCGTCGATCGAAAAAGCGCGACCGCCTCGCGCATTGGCGGGTAGTCGGTGACCACCGAAATCGGGAAGGCAACCGTGCTGCCATCCGCAAGCTTCAGGTTCACGAGCTTGTCGGGATCGAACTCCATGAAGCCATAGGCCGAAGCGTAGATATGCATCCACAGGAGGTAGACCTGATGGTCGTCGAGCGCGCCGCTCACTCCCCAGTAAAGGAGGCCGATGGCGACCAGAACGGTGACGATAAGCGGACCCTTGAGACCCGCCGCAAACATGAAACCGAAGTGGCCAAGGAGCTGGCTGCCGCGGGTGAAATTGACGAGATTATGCTTCATCGTCGCCTCCCTGTGGACGGGGTGCAATGATCCCGAGGCGCTCCAACCGGCGCTGGTAGGCAGCGACCGTTTTCTCGCGCAGATCGGCCTGCGGATGGTGCGTCAGCAGGGCATCGAGCGCGACCGTGATGAAGATGTTCTGGCGCACCGGATCGGTCGCCGGTGTCCTCAGATCGGCCTCGGTTGCGCGGTGCCAAGCATCGAAGATGCAATCGCCAATGACGATGCTCGCGCTGACCCTGCGCTCGTCGGATTGTTTCCTGATCCATTCGGCGATCAGGGGCGTGACATAGGTCACGAAGCGGTGGTGTCTTTGCATTTTTCCAAGTTCCTTGTGTTGAAAGAACCTGGCTCACCCTTCGAAAGGCAAGTGCCACTCTAGGCCGCCACCAAGGGTGTAGGAAAACGGAAAATTCGCGTAGATTTTCAGCAGGCTAGATGTATCTGTGCCGACTCGGCACGGACGAGCAAGCACGTGGACCGCTTCCGGCACAGAAGACGTCGCTGGCGATTCATGTTGAATTCGCGAGGCAATTCCTCGCCTTCCCTTGCAGCACCCGCTGCGTACGGTGTGCCAAAATTGTTCCCCGTTGCGCGTGAGTTTCCTGTGCTGCTGGGACTTGAATTCCTGGCGGCAGTGTCCTGCCCGACCAGTCGGAGCGAGAGCAGACATTAAGCTCAGGAAAGCGCTTTGGCTTCACGCTGATATACGGCCCCGACACAAGAACCGCACCCCCGCTAAAGCGGCGGCAAAGGAGCGCATGCGAGGCCAGGAACCGGGGGCTGTCGGTTCCGCCAGCCTCGCGCCGCTTCGACCCGGCGCCGGGCGGGAGTGCGTGCGGGACTCAAGGACAAGAACGCCGCGCCCGCAGGAGCACCGCTGCAGGCGGTGCGGGATCGAGCGCGTCACAAGTCCCGCTCCTCTGTTCGTCCGACCTTTCCAGCGGCGAACATAAAAAAAAGGCAGGAACCGTAACCGGCTCCTGCCCTCGCTTGGTCGTCAGAATTCGTCGAGCATGCCCCCGTGCACGGTATGAACCACCCGGCTCGTCAGGTGTGCCGGCAAGGCGTTGTAGTCGCCCTCGTCGAGAGCGAAATATCCGAGATCGTCATCTTCCACGACGTGCTGGTCGAAGAAGCTGTGCAAGGCCCGCCGTTCGGCAGTGGCGAGTGCTTCGAAGTAGCTGTTCGAGTTCGATCCGAGATTGCAAAGTGTAGTCATGATTTCCTCCTGATGTCTGTCGGTGAGACGACAGGAGGAAGGCGGATGGGCGCGGTGCCGTCGGGTCAGGGATCGCCCGCAGGGGCGACCGCGAAGCGGCGGTGGGGGAAACGATTTTGTCGGACCGCAGCGCAAGCGAAGGGGAGGCAAAATGGTGGGGCCCCGCCGTCCTTGACGCGCCGGTGCCGGGCCCGTCACCCTTGGAAGTCCGTGAGCCAGGCCCCTCCCCAGTCCGATGAAGAGCCTTCATACCAGTCATCTGCAAAAGGACTTTCCTACAGGGTGTTGCCTGTTCCATTTGAACCAGCGGGAGGAACGCGAAGGGGGAGTAAGGATGAACTCCAATGCCATCGAACCGCAGCGCCGTTGCCGCCCTCAGGAAGCTCGAAGCCGACCAGGCGGCTCTCGACCAGCGTAAACAGCAACTCGAAGAGCAGGCCGCGCTTGAACTCGGCCGCGTGATCCTCGGAACAGGTCTCGAGACTTTTTCGAAGAAGGGATTGTCCAGGGTCGCCATGGAGTTGGGCAAGCTCGGGGAAGAGGGTGCTCTGCGGAAGCTGGTTCCGTCTGCTTCGTCGTCTTCCCGATCCGGACAAACGCCATCGGAATAAACATGAGAAAGGGGTCCTGTCCGGCTCGGACAGGACCCCTTCGGGAGTGAGATCGACGGGAGAGTTCAGTCGATCTGGGGAGCGTCGGTGTTATCGTTCTCGTCGCTCGACCCGTTGCCGCGGGAGAGGAAGTCGACCTTGTCCGCGAGAATCTCGGTACCGTAGCGCGTGACCCCGTCCTTGTCCTCCCACTGGGTGTAGTGGATGCGGCCCTGGACGCTGACCAGCTGGCCCTTGGAGCAATACTGGCCGACGGTCTTGGCGAGGCCGTTGAAGCAGGTCACCCGGTGGAACTCGCTTTCCTTGGCAGTGTAGCCGTTCTCATCCTTGTAGGTCTTGCCGTCCTTGTCGCGTGCGGGGCGATCGGTGACGACGGTAATCCCGGTGACGTTAGTGCCGCCCTTGGTCTCGCGGGTGTCGGGATCGCGGGCGATGCGGCCGGTGAGGATTGCGATATTGGTCATGGGTGTATTCCTTCAGTTCCTCAAACCGGAGACCATCTCCGGCTTGCGAACATCCAGAAGAAGCAGGGCATGGGGGGACTGCACCGCAGGAGCAAAGCTCCAAGGGGAACCCGTTCATGACGGGTGGTGCGGGCAGGCAGCGCAGCTGCCAACACGGCCGGAAAGGAACGGGTTGCCGTCCTCAGCTGACCTGGTTCAGGACTGTTCGCGAAGAAAGCCGGATGGGTATCGGGTGCGGGCCTGACGGTGCCAGGAACCTGCCGCAATCAGCCTGCTCCATCGCCTTCCGATGCTGCCAGGAGATCCATGAAGTTGCGCGCCGCCTCCCGGTCTTCCTCGTTCTCGAACGCCACGTCGAGATCGGGGGCGGACCCGAACATGTGCAGGAACGACCACAGCGCAAAGCGCTTGCCCCCGTCCTCCTCAAGGCCGAGATCGACCCGGCAGTGCTCGATGCCAGCTGACAACGTGTCGGGAGCAACCCCGGAGAGGTAGGTGGTGGCAAAGTAGCGCTGCAGCAGATCGTCGAGTTGCATGACCGGTCCATAGTCGGGTCGGTGCCGAATGCACATACAGGCATTTTAGATATGGATGACGAAGGGCCCCTCAGGACCCGGGAGAGGTGCCCAAGGGGCCGCGACGATCGACCACGGTGATCCGGCGGATCTTGGCATCGATCACCAGTCGTTCGGTGACGCCATTGCCCGGAAAGGCGACGACATAACGCGGCTTGAGCGAAAGCATTTGCTCGTTGCGCTTGAACCCGGCGCGGGCACCAAGCCGACGATCAAGCGAGTAGGTCAGTTGCTGCACTTCGCGGCGTTCAGCCCAACTCGCGGCCAGGCGATCGGCTCCCTTGCCGTCGCCGCCATGGACCAGGAAGAGATCGGGAACCACATCACGAACCTTGTCGAGCGTCGCCCAGATATTGTCGGCGTAGACACGCGCATCCTCGGCGCTCTCGAAGCTCTGGCGACCACCGGCGAAAACGACCGGAGTTCCTTCCGGAATCAGAGCGTGACGCCGGTTCTCAGTACGTGCGCGGAGGAAATCGCGGGCATCGATCACAGCCGAAGTAAGGTGGCGCGAATGGCTCGTACGCGAGCCAGAAACAGGCTTCCACGAGGAACCGGTCTCGTCACGGTAAAGTGCTGCGGCAGCCTCCCGCATCTGCTCGAAGGCCAGCATGCTGGCCTCGGCGGCCTGCGCGCGCTCGACCTGCTCTTCCAGATTGCTCGAATGCACTTCGGAGCCATCGGCCGATGCGAGGAGGACCCGGATCTCGTCGCTGGCCCGATCAAGTTGAGCCGACTTGCGGCTGGCTGCGCGGTGAAAGAGATTGACCACCCCCCAGGCAATATCCTCGGCATCTGCTTCCAGGGCCGTGTCGGAAAACATCGCGAAGAGGTCGGACCATACGGCACCAAGCGTCTGGTCGATCGCATCCTCGCAGGGAAAGTCGGTCTCGTTGAAGGGGGCTGGCCTGATGCTGAGGCCTGAAAGGTCGAGGCCGCTCAACTGATCGATGAAGCTGTCGTACATGGGGTGTCTCCTGATCGCGGGGACAAGGAGAGGAGGCACCATTGCCTCGGGCCTGTCCGCCGGAGCCCGATCAGGGCCGGGGAAAGGGGCAAGACGCACCGCGTAGCGGGAAACCTGCGGCCCTAAGGCTGGCGCGGGCAACACGGGCCGACGGGCCGC is part of the Novosphingopyxis iocasae genome and encodes:
- the mobF gene encoding MobF family relaxase, whose translation is MLSVANVRSPSAAASYFASDNYYASADADRSGQWIGDAAKRLGLEGKVEAKAFDALLRGELPDGSSVGNSGQAHRPGTDLTFSVPKSWSLLALVGKDERIIAAYREAVVEALYWAEKNAAETRIVEKGKVVTQATGNLAVGLFQHDTNRNQEPNLHFHAVIANVTQGRDGKWRTLKNDRLWQLNTTLNSIAMARFRVAVEKLGYEPGPVLKHGNFEARGIAREQVMAFSTRRKEVLEARRGPGLEAGRIAALDTRASKEGIEDRETLGKQWSEAAKSIGLDLAPLVDRARTKALGRSMEATRIGSLVERGRAWLSRFAAHVRGDPADPLVPASVLRQDRQTIAAAQAVASAVRHLSQREAAFERTALYKAALDFGLPTTITDVEKRTRALVRSGDLVAGKGEHKGWLASLDAVATEHRILSEVAAGKRDSSRVIDPQKAAASVQAAALTGQGFRLNEGQLAAAQLILTSEDRTIAVQGIAGAGKSSVLKPVAEVLREKGHPVIGLAIQNTLVQMLERDTGIGSQTLARFLGGWNKLLDDPGNVALRAEAQAGLKDHVLVLDEASMVSNEDKEKLVRLANLAGVHRLVLMGDRKQLGAVDAGKPFALLQRAGIARAEMATNLRARDPVVREAQAAAQVGDVRKALRYLKAHTVEAKGDGALVAAETWLALDKETRARTSIYASGRAIRSAVNAAVQQGLLANREIGPGMMRFDVLDRVNATREELRHLPAYRAGRVLEVSRKQEALGLSVGEYRVIGQNRKGRLVEVEDQRGRRYRFDPARVKAGKGDDNLTLLETRKLEIHEGDRIRWTRNDHRRGLFNSDQARVVEIAGGRVTFETSKGDQVELRKGDPILKRIDLAYALNAHMAQGLTSDRGIAVMDSRERNLSNQKTFLVTVTRLRDHLTLVVDSSDKLGAAVARNKGEKASAIEVTERLKPTSEKGMKAIEPKPEEASKAEKELTLSKSKTLDFGI
- a CDS encoding type IV secretion system DNA-binding domain-containing protein — protein: MKHNLVNFTRGSQLLGHFGFMFAAGLKGPLIVTVLVAIGLLYWGVSGALDDHQVYLLWMHIYASAYGFMEFDPDKLVNLKLADGSTVAFPISVVTDYPPMREAVALFRSTAVGALWLAALILAPLFLLFWWVAERFGERSKQKKHVRGAELATLPELKREIERHNRNARSREYGEAMGWKWRLAGASYLREAGFYAPAHLARVSWPWRLEQSHAMLVGTTGTGKTVVLTELADEIRQRGERAVIFDLTGAFIETFYEPGRDIILNPLDARCPAWSVFNDCTTRAEFHAAAESLVPHDGGGAEQFWVLAARTLFVETCLKLAEAGRGTNAALAHELMNADLSDLHQLLEDTMAGPISTPSAARMAESVRAVFNVNAKALQMLPEDGVPFSVREWVNGAGKPGSILFLSARYIDMSVLSQLLTLWLDTSINTLMAGERSRDLRLWFLIDELGALHRLPSLEKGLQTARNFGGAIVTGIHAFAKLKDVYGENMAMTLSSLARTKLILGTADRETATWCSDVIGHREVREMEEGYSYGYNNARDAVSLTPRRQVVPLLLPDELMRLKNLHGFIKFPEGFPAAPVVLQPRNWPRVAESFIAREIPNTPTKAASASGEAGTTSEPTGPSETSDNDGDPRRMKDKHEPSTRPEKRPRKDQQKEPSRGRRTTKAEQARPERTKARKPRDRGQRSALPAQPRPAQSELPLSSKAEEDRDSNQITAPSQRSDVPDPAPHQRAQDAHGKADQKMQEEQQRSLLGGAAKQGRSADHDHDHDHDLGDYDPDM
- a CDS encoding DUF2493 domain-containing protein, with translation MYDSFIDQLSGLDLSGLSIRPAPFNETDFPCEDAIDQTLGAVWSDLFAMFSDTALEADAEDIAWGVVNLFHRAASRKSAQLDRASDEIRVLLASADGSEVHSSNLEEQVERAQAAEASMLAFEQMREAAAALYRDETGSSWKPVSGSRTSHSRHLTSAVIDARDFLRARTENRRHALIPEGTPVVFAGGRQSFESAEDARVYADNIWATLDKVRDVVPDLFLVHGGDGKGADRLAASWAERREVQQLTYSLDRRLGARAGFKRNEQMLSLKPRYVVAFPGNGVTERLVIDAKIRRITVVDRRGPLGTSPGS
- a CDS encoding GNAT family N-acetyltransferase, whose protein sequence is MTIRTGKPSKFVPSDKAAFVEFVAAAGEVDRAILPRLVDDAVALVMLFERDELIGTAAIKTPYSAHRRGEFAKANAAENADAFPLELGWVVVHSEYRKRGHAPELVRAAVGLVADQGVYATTKTPRMLTILSECGFKSLGKPYPSFLKPDALLTLLIRPAGG
- a CDS encoding single-stranded DNA-binding protein: MTNIAILTGRIARDPDTRETKGGTNVTGITVVTDRPARDKDGKTYKDENGYTAKESEFHRVTCFNGLAKTVGQYCSKGQLVSVQGRIHYTQWEDKDGVTRYGTEILADKVDFLSRGNGSSDENDNTDAPQID
- a CDS encoding DUF6437 family protein translates to MPSNRSAVAALRKLEADQAALDQRKQQLEEQAALELGRVILGTGLETFSKKGLSRVAMELGKLGEEGALRKLVPSASSSSRSGQTPSE